In a single window of the Methanolobus psychrophilus R15 genome:
- a CDS encoding APHP domain-containing protein, which translates to MVNTKLLKTKYASVAVTVTIVLMLILSGPATALNMGISINNTTPAQGEEITFTVTANITGIDKYVPMQNFSLALSKDGSVVRNVVFSPSGTILSGGSDVNIDPIEVPSSSDYGYGNGTALDDQYGYGYGYAYAFGYGYGYAANNGAGGDTRVYEYNVTINTSSFDTGEYSAQVLMNTGSTAKPNFSSISTDFTVEPKPADISDYVGPDGTVNTTFSITSASGNVTLIVANGTVAKNSEGNALNTSITLGTTGANSTMTLALSGSESVVGKVVKLGPAGATFDPYIQVRFDYDDADVSGLDESTLGVKFYNASSGLWESQTVVERNTAENYIIANIEHFSDFAVVGTELTTPTDDSSSSSGRSSGGGGSGGASGEKYENILVKDTQGIYIDKNTLINYEFSKPGNAIGFVQFTALKNAGRITATIEILRDRSSYAETDAPGKIYQQMNIWIGKLGFDSPENVKDLKIGFKVEKAWIEENGVETGTIKLYRYADGAWNALPTSIIVDDGEYVHFESQTPGFSPFAITAESKASGETIDETTPVGDSRVEFGNETYEPGKKGLPGFEALLLIFVGVIVAAFYLHKRKREE; encoded by the coding sequence ATGGTTAATACTAAATTATTAAAAACGAAATATGCAAGCGTTGCAGTGACTGTGACAATTGTGCTAATGCTGATCCTGTCCGGGCCCGCAACCGCGTTAAACATGGGAATAAGCATCAATAACACCACGCCTGCACAGGGTGAGGAGATTACTTTTACTGTTACGGCAAACATTACTGGTATAGATAAATATGTGCCGATGCAGAACTTCTCACTGGCGTTGTCCAAGGATGGTTCCGTTGTCCGTAACGTAGTATTTTCTCCCAGCGGAACCATCCTCTCAGGCGGCTCGGACGTAAATATCGATCCTATTGAAGTGCCTTCCTCCTCGGATTACGGTTATGGCAACGGTACTGCACTCGATGATCAATATGGCTATGGTTACGGATATGCATACGCCTTCGGTTATGGCTACGGATACGCTGCGAATAACGGAGCTGGCGGCGACACACGCGTGTACGAGTATAACGTGACAATCAATACTTCCAGTTTCGATACAGGAGAATACAGCGCACAGGTACTGATGAATACTGGCAGTACTGCAAAGCCGAATTTCTCCTCGATTTCAACAGACTTCACAGTCGAACCAAAACCAGCAGATATATCCGATTATGTAGGGCCTGACGGAACGGTTAACACTACCTTCAGCATCACATCAGCCTCCGGGAACGTTACTCTGATAGTGGCAAACGGTACCGTTGCAAAGAACTCAGAAGGAAATGCACTGAATACCAGCATTACGCTGGGTACGACCGGCGCCAATTCAACCATGACACTGGCACTCTCAGGTTCAGAATCGGTCGTTGGCAAGGTTGTGAAGCTTGGACCCGCCGGAGCTACGTTCGACCCCTACATCCAGGTAAGGTTCGACTATGATGATGCGGATGTCTCAGGCCTCGACGAGAGCACCCTGGGAGTCAAATTCTATAATGCTTCAAGCGGCCTGTGGGAATCACAGACCGTGGTTGAACGCAATACAGCCGAGAACTACATTATCGCAAACATTGAGCACTTCAGTGACTTTGCCGTTGTCGGGACCGAACTAACAACACCCACAGATGATTCATCCTCCTCCTCTGGCAGAAGCAGCGGTGGTGGCGGAAGCGGTGGAGCTTCCGGCGAGAAGTATGAGAACATTCTTGTAAAAGATACGCAGGGTATTTACATTGATAAGAACACACTCATCAATTACGAATTCAGTAAACCCGGTAATGCGATTGGATTTGTACAGTTCACTGCCCTGAAGAATGCCGGAAGGATAACGGCAACAATAGAGATACTACGCGACAGGTCTTCGTATGCTGAAACGGATGCTCCTGGCAAAATATACCAGCAGATGAACATATGGATCGGTAAGCTCGGGTTCGACAGCCCTGAAAATGTAAAAGACCTGAAGATCGGTTTCAAGGTAGAAAAAGCATGGATTGAAGAGAATGGTGTTGAGACAGGTACGATAAAGCTGTACAGGTATGCAGACGGCGCCTGGAATGCGCTGCCAACCTCCATCATTGTTGACGATGGGGAGTATGTGCACTTTGAAAGCCAGACTCCGGGATTCTCACCATTTGCAATTACAGCCGAAAGTAAGGCTTCGGGTGAGACCATCGACGAAACGACTCCAGTTGGCGACAGTAGGGTGGAGTTCGGTAACGAGACCTATGAACCGGGTAAGAAGGGATTGCCTGGTTTCGAAGCATTGCTTCTGATATTTGTAGGAGTAATCGTAGCCGCGTTCTATCTGCACAAAAGGAAGAGAGAGGAATAG
- a CDS encoding bacterioferritin comigratory protein Bcp — MTNTTLSEGQPAPSFCLPDQAGETICLKDFHDKWLVLYFYPRDNTAGCTREAKEFSALKDDFTAENAVIFRINRDSANISGSSKKILLPPF, encoded by the coding sequence ATGACAAACACCACATTATCCGAAGGCCAGCCCGCCCCCTCGTTCTGCCTCCCCGACCAGGCCGGAGAAACAATATGCCTGAAAGATTTCCATGACAAGTGGCTCGTCCTATATTTCTACCCCCGCGACAACACCGCCGGCTGCACCCGTGAAGCAAAAGAGTTCTCAGCCCTCAAGGACGACTTCACCGCAGAGAATGCCGTGATATTTAGAATCAATAGGGATAGTGCTAACATATCAGGTTCATCAAAAAAGATCTTGCTACCACCCTTTTAA
- a CDS encoding ABC transporter, ATP-binding protein, with amino-acid sequence MTGMKEGSKTELIRMEGVCVAAGDRNILSGFDMSVVRGEKVLVKGRSGIGKTTLFRLLLGFRVPSSGILYFEGRPMDAGLAWDIRKRVAHISQDSDIGEGVVRDMLEEIFSYNANKGHFDPEKLRALLAELSLQEDVLDKKFENLSGGEKQRIAIIISLLTKKDTFLLDEITSDLDAKLKRKVVDMFVGNPSWTVLAISHDSEWEREGVRVIDLEKLQEDAGVCN; translated from the coding sequence ATGACTGGAATGAAGGAGGGGAGCAAAACGGAACTGATAAGGATGGAAGGGGTATGTGTCGCGGCGGGAGACAGGAACATCCTTTCAGGGTTTGATATGTCTGTTGTCAGGGGGGAGAAAGTGCTCGTCAAGGGGCGCTCCGGCATTGGCAAGACAACACTTTTCAGGCTGCTACTGGGATTCAGGGTGCCTTCCTCAGGCATTCTCTATTTTGAGGGCAGGCCGATGGATGCGGGGCTTGCCTGGGATATCCGTAAAAGGGTGGCGCACATCTCCCAGGATAGTGATATTGGCGAGGGGGTGGTGAGGGATATGCTTGAAGAGATATTTTCCTATAATGCCAACAAGGGACACTTCGACCCGGAAAAGCTCCGGGCGCTGCTGGCGGAACTTTCCCTGCAGGAAGATGTCCTTGACAAGAAGTTCGAGAACCTGTCCGGCGGGGAGAAGCAGCGCATCGCTATTATTATCTCCCTGCTCACAAAAAAGGACACATTCCTCCTGGATGAGATAACATCGGACCTCGATGCGAAGCTGAAGAGGAAGGTTGTGGACATGTTCGTGGGTAATCCTTCCTGGACCGTGCTGGCAATATCCCACGACTCAGAGTGGGAACGCGAGGGTGTGAGGGTCATCGACCTTGAGAAACTGCAGGAGGATGCCGGTGTCTGCAACTGA
- a CDS encoding ABC transporter, ATP-binding protein: MSATDITLTGMVFCFLLLLIPVLISHHLQLQLVGSTIEGAFRMTVQLVFVGFFLTFVFDLNSSVLNIFWVMIMVIVASYTVLKNSSLKYGSLIMPLTLSFALANIGVLLYFNSFVIALSDLFEARYFIPIAGMVIGNSLRANIVGINDFCDQIQRNENRYLSSLSLGAEKYEALKPYLRKSLRNSIRPTLANMATVGIVFLPGMMTGQIIGGSSPLTAIEYQIAIMIAIYVATVMNVMLCVLILMYRGFDEYGTFRKDLLRGA; this comes from the coding sequence GTGTCTGCAACTGATATCACTTTGACGGGAATGGTGTTCTGTTTCCTGCTTCTGTTGATACCTGTACTTATCAGCCATCACCTGCAGCTCCAGCTGGTAGGCTCCACCATTGAAGGTGCTTTCAGGATGACGGTGCAGCTGGTGTTTGTGGGATTCTTCCTGACGTTCGTTTTTGACCTCAACAGTTCCGTGCTCAACATCTTCTGGGTGATGATAATGGTTATTGTGGCATCCTATACCGTCCTGAAGAACTCCTCGCTGAAGTATGGTTCGCTTATCATGCCCCTTACTCTTTCATTCGCACTGGCGAACATAGGGGTGCTGCTGTACTTTAACAGTTTTGTTATCGCCCTAAGCGATCTTTTTGAAGCGAGGTACTTCATCCCCATAGCGGGCATGGTGATAGGCAATTCCCTTCGGGCCAATATCGTAGGTATCAATGATTTCTGTGACCAGATACAGAGAAATGAGAACCGGTATCTTTCCAGTCTGTCCCTGGGTGCGGAAAAGTACGAAGCTCTGAAACCTTACCTGAGAAAGAGCCTCAGGAACTCTATCAGACCGACCCTTGCCAACATGGCGACAGTAGGCATCGTTTTTCTTCCGGGCATGATGACAGGGCAGATAATCGGCGGTTCAAGTCCTCTCACTGCAATTGAATACCAGATAGCCATAATGATCGCGATCTATGTGGCAACAGTAATGAACGTAATGCTTTGTGTCCTTATACTCATGTACCGGGGCTTTGATGAGTACGGGACTTTTAGGAAGGATCTGCTGAGGGGTGCTTGA
- a CDS encoding cupin 2 domain-containing protein has translation MVHGNSTLMTEFVMKKGSILPEHDHVHEQTGYLVSGCISLCIGDENFKVNAGDSWSIPGNVPHSARIIGDSVAIEVFSPRRDEYIQKK, from the coding sequence ATGGTTCATGGGAACAGTACCCTGATGACAGAATTTGTCATGAAGAAAGGAAGCATCCTTCCCGAGCATGACCATGTACATGAGCAGACCGGATATCTCGTTTCCGGCTGCATAAGCCTGTGTATTGGAGATGAGAACTTTAAGGTGAATGCAGGCGATTCATGGAGCATTCCGGGAAATGTACCCCACAGCGCCCGGATAATCGGAGATTCTGTCGCAATTGAAGTATTCTCTCCGCGCAGGGATGAGTATATACAAAAAAAGTAA
- a CDS encoding MerR family transcriptional regulator translates to MRGAEQDPSISLKTLPAIRAVTAIHRGPYREVGIAYTRLFEYMAEQGLELAGPSRALYLNDPEEVTEEELMSEIQLPVK, encoded by the coding sequence GTGAGGGGGGCAGAGCAAGACCCTTCCATCAGCCTGAAGACACTACCTGCAATAAGAGCTGTGACTGCCATCCACCGGGGACCCTATCGGGAAGTAGGTATTGCATATACCCGCCTCTTCGAGTATATGGCAGAACAGGGGCTGGAACTTGCAGGCCCATCAAGGGCGCTGTACCTCAACGATCCTGAAGAGGTTACAGAAGAAGAACTCATGAGCGAGATACAGTTGCCTGTAAAGTAA
- a CDS encoding sodium/hydrogen exchanger yields the protein MDLTLFTDIEIIFGLSIFILLLFHRAKLSPVLGFLVTGMIAGPHVLGIIRDLEQVEILAEIGIILLLFTIGVEMSIKELWDIKRFVLVGGGLQVIITSVLVYYISLYMGYSSSTALFLGFLVSLSSTAIVLKLLQEKGEINTPYGKISLGILIFQDIVIVPMILLTPILAGVPSTSGDSAASFLIKGLGIMLLVIVSARWIVPALLFQIVKTRNRELFLVTIIFIVFGTAWLTSNVGLSLALGAFLAGLIISESEYSHQAIGNMMPFKDVFMSFFFVSIGMLLDVSFFLDNILIMLVLAGVVIFLKSAASGLVTFILGYPLRTTIITGMALAQVGEFSFILSSFGREYGLLDERLYQSFLAVSIVTMAATPFVMTASHRLSHQILKRTTNRILINGIFSKSMEPVKEDEEMHDHLIIIGYGFNGKTVSNSAKAAGIPYVIIETNPETVRQERQHGERIHYGDATHEVVLESANIMSARVLVVGISDYIATRTIIDVAKRMNPEIYIIARTRYMNEIKALSQMGANEVIPEEYETSVEIFSRLLKKYLVPEEEIYRFTREIRANGYSMLREHSMIDNNNTFNLKDELPGLEVTSFKIKDDCSFHGSTLKDLNLRNTYGATVLAIRRGEQIIANPTGDTEVLSSDICIVLAKPERLCQLRRFFDENIAASSEICTL from the coding sequence ATGGACCTTACACTATTCACTGACATCGAGATCATCTTCGGACTATCGATATTCATACTGCTGTTATTCCACAGGGCCAAACTCTCTCCGGTCCTGGGTTTCCTCGTAACGGGAATGATAGCAGGGCCCCATGTGCTGGGTATCATTCGTGACCTTGAGCAGGTTGAGATACTTGCAGAGATAGGGATAATCCTGCTGCTTTTCACAATAGGGGTCGAGATGTCTATAAAGGAGCTGTGGGACATCAAAAGGTTCGTACTTGTAGGTGGAGGTCTCCAAGTAATAATCACTTCTGTGCTTGTCTACTACATCTCACTTTACATGGGATACAGCTCCAGCACTGCGCTTTTTCTGGGGTTCCTGGTATCCCTGAGCAGTACGGCAATAGTGCTGAAGCTTCTCCAAGAGAAAGGAGAGATCAACACCCCTTATGGAAAGATATCGCTTGGGATCCTCATATTTCAGGACATAGTCATTGTTCCCATGATACTGCTTACACCGATACTTGCAGGTGTGCCCTCAACTTCCGGGGACAGTGCTGCATCCTTCCTTATAAAGGGCCTTGGCATCATGCTGCTTGTCATAGTGAGCGCAAGATGGATCGTACCTGCACTACTGTTCCAGATAGTTAAGACGCGGAACAGGGAGTTGTTTCTGGTGACCATCATATTCATAGTGTTCGGGACCGCGTGGCTTACTTCCAATGTTGGCCTGTCACTGGCCCTTGGAGCTTTCCTGGCAGGCCTGATAATATCAGAATCTGAGTACAGTCACCAGGCTATCGGAAACATGATGCCTTTCAAGGATGTGTTCATGAGCTTCTTCTTCGTATCCATTGGAATGTTGCTTGACGTGAGTTTCTTCCTTGATAACATTCTCATCATGCTTGTGCTCGCAGGAGTGGTCATATTCCTGAAATCTGCTGCATCCGGGCTTGTTACATTCATACTGGGATATCCCCTGAGGACCACAATTATAACCGGGATGGCACTCGCCCAGGTTGGAGAGTTCTCTTTTATCCTTTCCAGTTTCGGACGGGAGTATGGCCTGCTCGATGAAAGATTGTACCAAAGCTTCCTTGCAGTCTCCATTGTCACCATGGCAGCCACACCCTTTGTCATGACAGCATCACACCGCCTTTCACACCAGATACTGAAAAGGACCACCAACCGCATACTCATCAATGGTATATTCTCAAAGAGCATGGAACCGGTAAAAGAAGACGAGGAAATGCATGATCACCTCATAATCATAGGTTACGGTTTCAACGGCAAGACCGTTTCCAACTCTGCAAAGGCTGCAGGCATACCGTATGTTATCATAGAGACAAATCCTGAGACAGTGCGCCAGGAGAGACAGCATGGGGAGAGGATCCACTATGGCGATGCAACGCACGAAGTGGTTCTTGAGTCGGCAAATATAATGTCTGCCAGGGTACTGGTCGTCGGCATTTCGGACTATATTGCCACCAGAACGATAATAGATGTTGCAAAAAGGATGAATCCTGAGATATACATTATTGCCAGGACACGGTACATGAATGAGATCAAGGCACTCAGCCAGATGGGCGCCAATGAGGTCATCCCCGAGGAATACGAAACATCTGTCGAGATATTCAGCCGCCTTCTTAAGAAGTACCTTGTGCCCGAAGAGGAGATATACAGGTTCACCCGGGAAATACGTGCAAACGGTTATTCCATGCTGCGAGAGCATTCCATGATAGATAATAACAATACCTTTAACCTGAAGGATGAACTGCCCGGATTGGAAGTAACCTCTTTTAAGATAAAGGATGACTGCAGTTTTCATGGAAGCACCCTGAAGGACCTGAACCTCAGGAACACATACGGCGCAACGGTGCTGGCCATACGCAGAGGAGAGCAGATAATAGCAAATCCCACAGGAGACACAGAGGTGCTGTCTTCAGATATTTGTATCGTGCTTGCAAAACCTGAAAGGCTATGCCAGTTGAGGCGATTCTTTGACGAGAATATAGCAGCCTCTTCAGAGATCTGCACGCTGTGA
- a CDS encoding uroporphyrinogen III synthase HEM4 — translation MTTEQNKPVIAIMRPERYLNDSAELARSMGFDPLAVPMAELSNIKDSVYDGFFSRVMQGETDCVIIAGPAEIEYVLKKIPHPMRPHFIETLNKRYIVAVNPETKESLDAAGIKVDAMPDICNTEEIAAYMQDYADEAIIDVVYGAPGSNAFTDHMQDFGATVYETRVYNLIDPDKEEQEQFIRTAMQGNIDIFAFTDPTTVHNFFDHAKRQGLDKDVAQVLNASIVAAIGDSTAQALKLFRVKAGVTPENFTFEELLKASMQEYNDKKDRK, via the coding sequence ATGACAACTGAACAAAATAAACCTGTAATCGCCATTATGAGGCCTGAGAGATACCTGAATGATTCAGCAGAACTTGCACGGTCCATGGGCTTTGACCCTCTTGCAGTTCCCATGGCAGAATTGAGCAATATAAAAGACAGCGTATACGATGGCTTTTTCTCAAGGGTCATGCAGGGAGAGACTGACTGTGTGATCATTGCCGGTCCTGCAGAGATAGAATATGTGTTGAAGAAAATACCTCACCCCATGAGACCCCACTTCATTGAAACGCTTAATAAGAGATATATTGTAGCTGTCAACCCGGAAACAAAGGAATCTCTAGATGCAGCGGGTATTAAAGTAGATGCAATGCCTGATATATGCAACACTGAAGAAATCGCCGCATACATGCAGGACTATGCAGATGAAGCTATAATCGATGTAGTTTATGGTGCCCCGGGCTCCAATGCATTCACTGACCACATGCAGGATTTCGGCGCGACTGTATATGAAACAAGGGTTTACAACCTCATCGACCCAGACAAGGAAGAGCAGGAACAGTTCATCAGAACAGCAATGCAGGGCAATATAGACATATTTGCTTTTACCGACCCCACGACCGTACACAACTTCTTCGATCATGCCAAACGACAAGGCCTCGATAAAGATGTGGCACAGGTGCTAAATGCTTCTATCGTTGCAGCTATTGGAGATTCTACCGCACAGGCACTGAAACTGTTTAGGGTAAAAGCAGGAGTCACACCTGAGAACTTCACATTTGAAGAACTGTTGAAAGCCTCAATGCAAGAATATAACGATAAAAAAGACAGGAAGTAA
- a CDS encoding mechanosensitive ion channel MscS, with amino-acid sequence MKQAITVFFLIVLTISSWVLAYEYRSLFLLKIYFTLLWLTLIHSFFKIILEHVLVRKTKDAKTRYEYNKIFSILYIVVLLLAAVRIWIEDTQFLLVSYGLIAAGVTVALQDFFKNLMGGFLIFVTGTYRIGDRVEINSKFGDVIDINILNTTLFELKEWVHADQPTGRISTIPNGAILNSVINNYSKDNPFIWDEITLPITYDSDWKDAHERIMHILREETRAVTIAAQEQISELSKKYYLAEYLQGPAIYLTMTDNWIDLNIRYLVLTRERRYLHDRLSRLILEDLQRDSKIKVASETMDVTVRAANKG; translated from the coding sequence ATGAAACAAGCTATAACTGTTTTTTTCCTCATAGTGCTTACAATCTCTTCGTGGGTCTTAGCATATGAATATCGAAGCCTGTTCCTGCTGAAGATATACTTCACCCTTTTATGGTTAACTTTGATACATTCATTTTTCAAAATTATACTGGAACATGTGTTAGTTCGAAAAACAAAGGACGCTAAAACTCGATATGAATACAATAAAATATTTTCAATATTGTATATTGTCGTTCTTTTGCTGGCAGCAGTCCGTATCTGGATAGAGGATACGCAGTTCCTTCTTGTGTCATACGGATTGATAGCAGCCGGAGTGACTGTTGCTCTGCAGGATTTTTTCAAGAATTTGATGGGTGGTTTCCTTATATTTGTGACCGGAACTTACCGGATTGGTGACAGGGTAGAGATAAACTCTAAATTCGGTGATGTCATCGACATAAATATTTTGAACACGACCCTGTTCGAACTGAAAGAATGGGTGCATGCAGACCAGCCCACCGGACGGATATCAACAATACCTAACGGTGCCATCCTGAACAGTGTGATAAACAACTATAGTAAAGACAATCCTTTCATCTGGGACGAAATAACTCTTCCTATCACCTATGACAGCGACTGGAAAGACGCCCATGAAAGGATAATGCACATTCTCCGGGAAGAAACAAGGGCTGTAACAATAGCCGCCCAAGAGCAGATATCGGAATTGAGTAAGAAATACTACCTTGCTGAATATCTGCAGGGACCGGCAATATACCTGACAATGACCGATAACTGGATAGATCTCAATATAAGATATCTTGTTCTTACAAGGGAGAGGAGGTATCTCCATGACCGATTGAGTCGTTTAATCCTTGAAGACCTTCAAAGAGACAGCAAGATTAAGGTTGCTTCCGAAACAATGGATGTCACAGTAAGGGCTGCAAATAAAGGTTAA